Proteins encoded by one window of Dendropsophus ebraccatus isolate aDenEbr1 chromosome 4, aDenEbr1.pat, whole genome shotgun sequence:
- the LOC138789883 gene encoding renalase-like encodes MSGKKTSVAIIGGGISGLVCAARLSQLGITDSIVFDTGKHAPGGRCSSRFINIEGKLHIFDHAVQFFTVSDPRFAKIVSFLHSKGAVKVWPGKIVRLKLGEKPTEVQNVQAFIGTRGMQSVPECLSTLVNVEGNKWVSSVHWDPSMKKWRVDDHGWFDYLIVAHNGKCAARLMADAGAPQIHNLLKVKFGPVLSPQTSVMQLCSLWVLLFALPQKIEVDFDGAFVEHSDISWIGNNTSKYSAENQMPCWTIISSKTFGANHKVPQEFIPPSKEKEVINLLLNGFAEITGINRQRLVPCFTKVQLWGAANPLNVLQDEECVFQSSHNVGICGDWLVSPSVEGAAISGLALAEAINQHVNGTGKDVGLKKRLVPVECEAIGAFPTNKSLFFKSAK; translated from the coding sequence ATGAGTGGAAAGAAGACGTCAGTGGCCATTATTGGTGGTGGCATCTCAGGTTTGGTCTGTGCAGCAAGACTGTCACAGCTGGGAATTACTGACTCTATCGTTTTCGACACTGGAAAACATGCCCCAGGTGGGAGATGTAGCAGTCGATTCATCAACATTGAAGGTAAACTCCATATATTTGATCATGCTGTCCAGTTCTTCACCGTCAGTGATCCAAGGTTTGCCAAAATCGTGTCCTTTCTGCACAGTAAGGGGGCAGTAAAAGTGTGGCCTGGCAAAATCGTTCGACTTAAACTGGGTGAAAAGCCAACAGAAGTGCAGAATGTACAGGCTTTTATCGGGACCAGAGGAATGCAGTCTGTTCCGGAGTGTCTGTCAACTCTTGTTAATGTGGAAGGCAACAAATGGGTCAGCAGTGTTCACTGGGATCCCTCCATGAAAAAGTGGCGAGTTGATGACCATGGCTGGTTTGATTATTTGATAGTCGCTCATAATGGCAAGTGTGCAGCGCGACTGATGGCTGATGCTGGCGCACCTCAAATCCACAACCTTCTGAAGGTGAAGTTCGGACCTGTTCTATCACCGCAGACCAGTGTCATGCAGTTGTGCTCCCTCTGGGTACTGCTGTTTGCTTTACCTCAGAAAATTGAGGTTGACTTTGATGGAGCTTTTGTGGAACATTCAGACATATCTTGGATTGGAAATAACACCTCCAAATACAGTGCGGAAAATCAGATGCCGTGCTGGACTATTATCAGCAGTAAGACATTTGGGGCCAACCATAAGGTTCCTCAGGAGTTTATACCACCTTCTAAAGAGAAAGAAGTTATTAATTTGCTTCTGAATGGTTTTGCAGAGATAACTGGTATAAACAGACAGCGTTTAGTACCATGTTTTACcaaggtacagttatggggtgcAGCTAATCCCCTTAATGTTCTACAGGATGAAGAATGTGTCTTTCAGTCAAGTCATAATGTCGGAATATGTGGAGACTGGCTGGTAAGTCCCAGTGTAGAAGGAGCAGCCATCAGTGGTCTGGCCTTAGCTGAGGCCATCAACCAGCATGTTAATGGAACCGGTAAAGATGTAGGCTTGAAGAAACGTCTAGTACCCGTGGAGTGTGAAGCTATTGGTGCCTTCCCAACAaacaaaagtttattttttaaatctgcaaAATAA